DNA from Antennarius striatus isolate MH-2024 chromosome 1, ASM4005453v1, whole genome shotgun sequence:
ATGTTTATTCTGAGTTCTTACCTTTGGCAAACTCATCAaaacttctgttttgttttgttttttggtataTTTTGGCATTATTACCAAACTAATAAGCAAATGAACATTGAATATAATGTCATAGGAGTTATTTGTCATCTGTTGGAGTGCAAGCCTCactggaaaatgaaaattggGCTTCTATCGTACAATCTCACAAGAACtaccagcaacaacaggagctGTTAAACTATTTCTCTTCCATTTTGTCCTTGGGATTGGTGAACAATAAACTCCATCTAAGtgaatcaaaaaacaaaattaacccACTGAAAACAAACCTAACCTTAAAACCCTCATAACCTTTTTGAAAATGGTGATTGAGTGAGCTGATGTGCTTGTTGTAATCAaacaatcaacttttatttatatagtgcttaatcatatctgaagacagttcaaagcgctttacagatagaaaaccaacaatgccctccagagcaagcataagcgatggtggcggggaaaactccctcattgaggaagaaactccgggcaggacccaggctctggagggcggtcatcctcCTTGACCTGTgggttgggaaatagaaatacattggggaaagagatagataggtcaagtaaaagagagtgagcgagtggcagataggccagtttgagtttcatgtccatagtgcgctgtcactgaattgggggcgggatttccaggcctttaggtatcctgtcttccattcgcgttctccacctgtggaacagaggcacaaagacagtggcAGTGTCGTGCAGACAAGAGAGTGTGTtttgacagtagtagtaataaattctaaaagcatagaaagataaagaaagcgAAGGAGGAGTGACAGAACCTTCAGAGTATCTCTCTTTAAcggcagagatggagaaaataCCCTTAGCAGCctaagcctatagcagcatatctagtggggtgagtgttatttctaattgtggACTCCATCAAAAAGGatggtttttagtctactcttaattAAATAATCTGAGAGTGTCTGCCCCTCGGACCGAGGTTgggagattgttccagagtaaaggggccagatagctaaagcttctgcgtcctgttctactcttaaaaacccgacgggtcaccagaaatcctgcatcctcggatcgaagggccctgggtggGTGATATACTttaataagatcttcaatgtaagatggagccttacagtggagagctttatacgtaatcataaggagtttgaattgtattctataattaattgGGAGCgaatgaagtgacgctaggacaggagagatgtgttctctcctcctagttcgagtcagtaagcgggcagctgcattctgaactaactgtagagtcctaatagaggagtaagaacagcccgataataaggaattgcagtaatccaatctagaactaacaaaggcatgaatgattttttctgtgtctttaaaggattagaaatttctaactttagcaataTTTCGCAAATGAAAGAAGACTGTGCGGGATACAgacttgatatgagaatcaaaggacagatcttgatcaaaaatcactcccaagttcctgacttcattggtggaggatagagcaatgctatATAAGTGAATTGCCATATTAGAGAgatcatctctaagatgcttcggctcaataataatgacttcagttttgttactgttcaacattaagaaattgtgaagcatccaggatttaatatccctgaggcaggattCCAATtcaattagctgatcagattcatttgttttaattgataaatataattgagtatcatcagcataataatgaaaattaatgttatgtttccttataatatttcccaatggtaacatatacaaattaaacagaattggtcCCAGAAcggatccttgaggtactccacaggtgagagtccctcgatctgaagatttattgttgacatagacaaactgaaatcggtcggatagatatgacctaaaccaatctcgtgctgagtttttaatccggacttcctcttcctctctccttaaaaaaatattatgatcAACAGTGttgaatgctgcactcaggtctaataagactagaacagatagaagacctttatctgacgctgttaaaaggtcatttgtgacttttagcagTGCAATCTcagtactgtagtttgttctaaaacatgactgaaaatcctctaacagattgttctctaacaggtagtGTGGCCACTACGTTTCCCTAGGATCTTAGATAAGAATGGCAGGTTAGAGATCGgcctgtaatttgagaggatgccagcatctaggtttggtttcttaaggaggggcttgatcaTAGCCACTTTGAAAGACTGTGGtacataacctatttttaaggatTATTTGTGTTAGGCAGTACATAATGGATCTCATctctaagatttgtaattttcCTTTGGAAAAATCTAAGAAAGTCATCACATTCAAGATTTGAAGGAACGGTAGGCTcgatactgttgtgtttcttagtcAGCCTGGCTACAGCGCGATGAAAAGAAACcgagggttgtttttatttgttgtaagCATCCCATCTAACAACCATCTAAGCTCTGCTCATAGGGTGTCTGTATGCTCACTTAGTTCTGTtccccattttttaaaatcgtATTTTTAATTGTCTTTTGTGGGTTACAGCCACCCAAATGCAGCTGGATTGGAGGCAGCGAAGAAACTCACCGAGAGCCTGCTAGAAACTGTAAGTTGATGAGCGTGTTTTCACAGATGATAACTGGATAATCCGAGAGATTATGGGAGGTTAAAGAAAGTGAATCTATGAAAGGATATAGTCTTCACTGATATCCACCTCCTAAAGTAAAGAGGTAGTGTGAACCACCTAATCTCCAGAGAAAGAATTGGAGTGCTCTGCacctacccacaatgcaactcgactatttaaaaagaagaagaagaaaccatcTTTATTCGTACCCTGTAggggaaataatttttccaCTCTAGTCAACATTTTTGTAATTGTCACACGCTGACACACATGGGTACaggcccaaacacacacacacacacacatacactccgGTCCTGGTCTCCAGCTCAAGACTCAGTGgcctgagctactgccgcccccagCCACTGCCGTTTCCATCGAATCCGCACAGCCTTTgcaaattttatattttgtatttctccAGGTGAGAGCGGAGCACGCTCGCTTGGTGACCACGTACACAGCAACAGGCTCAACGCAATGTGAGTATTCTTTTACACCTACTTCATATGTGGCGACCAAACATCAGGTGCTAGCAAAGTGCGTTCTTCTTGTGGTAATGAATCCTCCCAGGAAACCTTAAGTGGCTCAAGCATAAGGTGAAATAGTAGGTCGCTGTTGTCAAAACACCCTTATTGGCTCATGTAATATACTCTATTAATTCCACATTTTATACTTTCATTTCAGCATATGCAGCACACGGATTTCCATCTAATAGCAATTACTCTAGCCAGGGGTCCTGGTATAATTACCCAGCAAATGGGTATCCTGGTGGCTATGGAGCATACCCAGGAGCCAGTGGTTATTGGAGTAATGCAAATGGTCCCGCAAGTCAGTCTAACATGTCGACAAACCCTCAGTCTTCTCAGGCAATGGTTCAGTATCCAGTGTGTCCTAGGAAGCAGCATCCCTATCTCGCCCAGGTAAGGAGTAATATACTGATCTCTATGGATTATTTTGCTTAATGATTTAGATGTAAAGCCcttataataatttttttgcaaaattcttttatttaaagatCTTTTAAAATTGCAACCCACCAAGACTGGGCAAATTGAAGTCAATAACTTTCAGCATCAGTTTAAATTGTAGATGCCTCAAACTTCATAAAAATTCACGTTTAAGgggtgtcagtgttttttttttcagtaccCGTCAGTACTATTATCAGGACATGTGAAACCTTTTCAGTTCTGTGTTCTTTAAGTGTTGTGCTGCATCATCGGTGTGCGGGTTTCCTTTCTTTAGGGACCTGGCAGCAGTGAGAGCGTCACGCCTGAAGGATCTTTAAACACACCCGCTGATTCAGGAAGTCCCAAATGTCTTTTTCAGGATGAGGTTAAAGAAGAACAGGTTAGCAGCCAAGAAAATCTGTTGACCTGTTGTTTACTGAGGCATGGCATCACACTTTTCTTAAAGGGCAGCCCTCATGTCTTTGAGGTTCTGGGGTACAGAGTTACGAGCAGGTAACTCAGCTGATCTCATAGGTCTTTCATAGGATTTGGATCTGCCAAAAGACGTCCACTTCTATGCCGTTCTGTGACTATTCCAGTCTCTGAACATACTGATGACAGCTGCTGTGAATTTTGATGTTAAGCTCTTTGTTATAGAACAGCAAGTTGTGCAAAATAGACTGAAACATTGAACAGGTggatatgtacagtacattcaaAAGTTTAGAGAAAGTCCCATTAAGTTCACCTGTAAAGGTTATAGTGCATTTTAGGTTTATCAAGAAATTTTTACCTGAAGGGCATGTATCCCTATCTTTGTGTATATGTTCCTTGGTGCCTCAAACATCACACAGCTACAATGCTTCAGTGTTGTTCCTAATCCAGAAGCCAGATTCTGACCTGGGCCTGGATTACAGACCAAACGCTACGCTCTATTTGTGTCCACCAACATGGCCTCCCAACTATGTTATTCACCGCGATACCTTTTTTGGTCTGAGTCAGACGCAATGCACGAATCACAAACTGATTCTTCGGACCATTTTAATATGAACATGTCTTTCACCTGAGGATCCTCATGAGTTATTGCTGGCAGTATTGGATTTGATTAAAAGCTGTATTACTGCAGATTGGAACAGGACTGGGGTTGACACGGGTTCAGCTACAAATCCAAATTTATTAGTTGATTCAATTTTACGGCAATAAAATGATAGCAGGCTGTACCTGCTCAGAATCAGTGGGTTTTGTCTTAAGATGCTGACTAGACTACAGTTTGGCCTTAGTTACGGAAACTTGTTGTGAAGCAGTAAAGGATCGTGTGCCGTAAGACACTTTTCAACTCGACtttgttgtttgcttttgtcCTTTGGAAACTTTTCATGCTTTCAAATAATTAatagaaaattttaaattaaaaccttTAAGAATTAAGTAGACCTAAAAAGGttggaagtttttttgtttttttaattttaattgtccCCAATTATTTGTGGTTTTCTCAGCCAACCAGCAGCCCTCCGAACGTTCCTCTTCCTCAAGAGTCTGAAGTTCCTCCCTCCAGTGTAAAAGAGGAGATAGTAGAAAGGTGTGTTGATAATATCAGTGTGTCGAGTAATTTTCTTCTCTGTGAATGTTGTGTGGTGTAGGTATTGATGGTTTATTGTTCCAGGATCCTGATGCCTCCACCTCCGCCTCCCTTTGTGGCTCCTGCCCCTGTTGTTCGTAAAAGGCCAAGAGACATGGTTGTGGAAACTCCAAGCATTCAGCCTGTCGCCTGCGCATCGATGGGTATGCATTTTAAGATGTCCTGTGAACTCACTGAGACCAAAAGCAGTTATTTCTTCTTTAGAGTTGTCTGTTGCATGAAATGGCATCTCCCCCGGAGGAGGAATGTGGGAGGAGTGGGACCTGTGTGAATCTTTCCATCGGTAGAAGCCACTAACACGCTCTTCTTGTatatgttttctttgtctttcccCTGTTTTCTCTCTCAACATGTATCCACGGACCTGCCTGTTGTGGATGTGTGCTCTGCTGCCGTTTCATTTGATATCTTCCCTCCCCTGGCGCTGGATCGAACGAACTCAAAAACCAACGCTAACCTGATGCTCCTCAATGGGTttctctcccactctctctcttaCTCTTCCACTTCTGTTTGTCTCTCCATTTTTATTGTGTCCTTACAGGTTTTCAAGAGGTGATTTGCGAGAAGAAGCCTAAAGTGGTTGAAGATACGTCAGGGCTAGTGCCCTATGGAGGAGATTCCtccgatgaagaggaggaaaggacgTACTGCAGTAAGACTGATACGTCATAACCCCATCCCTATTTCCCGGGATATCCATTGGCCCAAATCCTACACAGTATATCAACATAGTCCAACACCATAAAAGGAAAAATCCACCCTAACATTATCGTACAGTGTTTTTGGACTATAGTTTAATATTTGCCGTTACCCATtaatttcaacaaaaagcacattgatTTTTGGGTGCCATTTACTAAATGGTTTTCccttttgtacattttgacatgttttaaaattaCACTCTTTCCTTTTTGTCCTGTACATTTGTGTTCTGCTATTTTAGGATTCATGCATTCATCATCAGCTAGACAGTCTTTATATCACAGTAAAGACACATGGTCAGCTGGTCTGGTCCTTGAATAATGATCATATGACCAGTGACCAATGAATTTCTGCTATTTGATGCTTTCATATATTCTTCTGACAggatctgttttgtttttatacctTAACAGTTGAGTAGGAACTTGTTGGGGGAGACCAAAATTTAAATGTAGTCCAAAATACAACACTAATGTAAATATAGGTAGCTCACCAAGTTGCTAATGGTTGTTTTGCATTAGTTCGTAGCCACGTGAGTAGAATCACAGCTCAGTTTGTGGCTTCATAGAGTTTTAGAAAGTCATCATTTCACAGTGGTTTTCTCCCTTCTTGTTGCTGTTTtgatagaaatgttttttttttatttaagggactgactaaaacaaaaacttaGGAATCATTTCAGTTGGAAAAAATTTCCTATCAAATCTTAAACCCAGTAGCTTCTTTTTTAATGATATGGAATTGGCCAGGGTggatttttccttttaaataatgtggatttctaaaacacaatttaatttttcaaagcATCCCTTTCATCAAAAACACAcccacatgtttttttatttaaacattagTTCTGCTGCAGTTGCTGATGGTATAAATACATATTGTAAAATTCAGCGAAACCTTTTCTTATCTTGGAAAATGGTGTATGCCGGTTCCTATGGAATActataataaaaaaactgaaaacccCATTTTGTCTGTAGATGCCACACATTATGCTGCTGAGGAAAGTCCAGTTGTTTCACTGGATAAGTATTAATAACAAAACTGTTTACTGTCAGCTCAGGTTTATTTCATGTTGACTGAACAGACAGCTGGTGTCAGATGAATGCGTATTCAGGAGCTTCTATACCGTTGTGCACTGTTAGAGCTCCTGGATTGTCCAGAGCAAAGCAGGGGAGGACGTAATGCTGGAAGTGACACTGAAAGGTGTGTAGGTGTTGTTCCAGTTCCACATTGAAGAAGGCCAGAGTCCCCCTCTGATAATCCAGTGCCACTCCAATCCGCTCCGGGTTCACCGTAATCCTCAAATCAGGACTCCAACCTCCGTGCAGGAACTCATATTTGTGTCTAAACAGGGACAAAAAAGGGAGAGGGTAGCAGTTGTAATGAAACGCTTTCCCTCGCATCTTGTTAGGGACAATCCTCCCACTGAGCTGGCAGGAGTAATAAAACCAACAGCAGGATTTCAAATAGCTGTGGATctaagaaaacaaaagatgtGATTAATCCAAGTGTGGGCAGAGCCACATCCGTGGAATCCACCTTCAGGGTTCGTGTGATATGCTGCTCTGATTTTGCTAAATGTGACAATTCAACTATTCTTTATTCCAAGAagtgttgccatagcaacaccTGCAAAATAACATTGAACTGTGGGTTCTTGTCCCTTCCACAGACTTAATATTTATATGGAGCAGACACATTTTTTGGTGCTTAAGGAAATATTTCTGCTGACTAAAAATAGTTTGGGCCAAGTTTCTATGAACTGCAGTCATACTTCGAGTCATCGTGTTAAGAGTATCAGTCGTTTTGAAAAACCTGCgtctgtgtgctgtgttcagccCAAACCCAGTTTATCAACTGGAATGACAAAAGGAATAATTCCATAGCGTATAGCATCCAACAAATTCCAGTGACGTTTAGTAAAAATAGTACTCGGTAAGTGATTGATGGCTTTCTAATTCTAATCCACTAATCTGTTATCCTTTGACCTGATAGAGTAGATTGGggctattttaaaaaatccaataaTAGAATTTCTAATGAAGATGATGTGAATTATGGGTAGAAAtctaataaaaatgtaagtatGATTTACAACATGCAACACATTTACAACAATGACCCCAAAGAGCATAAAGGTTAATGTCACTGTAAAGGTGAGAACTCGACCTGGACGGGGTGAGAATGTGTCTCATACACCAGGAGGTGTTGTTTGCTCCCAGATAGGAGTTCCTCTCTGTGTCTTCGTACGCAACACCGATCCTAAACTCGGTGGCTTCATCCACCTCAATCTCCCAGTAATGCCTTCCTCGCACTGGGATCAGATCCCCCAGGACAGCAACACATCTgtggacacacacgcacgcatttTATTTCTACACTCAAACACTTGTCTTAAAGTTTCGGTTGTCGTCTGTCACGTGAGTAGACGTGTAATGTACCTGGTGAAGGTGTTGTCATCTAAGGCCATGGCGCTGATTGGCAGCTCCTCGTCTCCATTAAATATGGTGAAGCCATCCGCAGAGACGGACAGGGAGGGATGAGCCGTGTCCTCCAGTAGATGGAAGAATGTACCTGCACATGCACAATGAAAAACCTCGCTGATTCATCTGTTCTGAGGGACAATGTTGAGGTAATTGCATCCAAACTCTCCCACTTAACATTTTTAGGTTTTTAGTTGAAATACACTGAACAAGTAACTTCTCAGATGAGTTCTCAAAATGTGCAGAAAGGAGTCACGATTCTAAGGGGGTCTATTCAATAAAGGTCTTCATACTGAgtgtattctttatttttttctgccttcCATTTGTCTCCAGTACAAGAAGGAGGTTATGTGATTGGTTGGTGTGCAGGATTATAGAAAAACTAATGGAtagatttttcatttgaatttttaccAAAAATGACCGTAGCATAAAATCAAATTTTGGTCATGATCTGGAGTTCTTGAAATTTCAAACACAGCGAGACACTTTTGTTACTTCAGGTTGTATTCATACCAACAAGGTACAGTACATGTGATGTGCACTTGCTAGAGTAAATGATGTGAATACTTCCACCACTGCCTCAAATGTGCTGATGCACCATGTTTGTCACCTGTTGTCGACACGGTAATGTCTTCACTCCTGTTGCTTGGACCGCCAATGTTCACTGCCCTGACAGAAATGAGATACCGTCGTCCTGCCTGCAGCTGGATCAGAGACTGACAGTTGGGTACAGCAACTATAGACCTGGGGAGTTAATAAgttggaaaacacacaaattaattcAGACTCCTCCtttgcaaaaacaaactttGGACGATGACCATCAAGAGATTTTAAGCATCCCTCTGCCCGTGAAAAATGCTTGAGCAAATATACTCAAGATTTGTTAATCACATATTAAGTGTATGTTAACAGCAGATCTTACTCTGTAACACCCGTCTGTGTGCTGTCAGTGCCCATCTCTCTGAACTCAACGGTGTAAGAGTCTACAGGATTGGTGTTTCCTGACTCCCAACGGATCAACGCGGCCTCTGGACAGCTACTACACTCACTCTGCTTTATCACTGGAGGTGACGGCACTGGACAGAAATAGATTTGTAACCAATAAGGTGAGGATGGTGTCAAAACAAAATAGAGAAAAATCTGTATAAACAGTGATTTGAACAGATGTGACGTCAACAGAGACTCGGGTAGCTATAGGAGTGTGACATTTGTTACCTGTCATGTATAACGCCTTCTCACTCGCTGGGCTGATGCCTGTGGTGTTGGTTGCGGTCACCCACAGTTCATACTGAGCATTGGGCAGCAAATCTGTTACAGTGCAGTGGGTCTCCTTCACTTTTACCTTGTTTACTGAAAAGcaaacagatttaaatgttGCTGCACTGATCTAAATATAAAGACCAGCGTCTCACTTGTACCATGTGCACTGGTGCTGTCGACCGGTGTGTCCTCCAGTACTGGTCTGTAGTAAAGCTCGTAGTACTCCACCGTGTCATCAGAGAACAagctccagcagaccctcaAAGACGTCTGGGTGGCAGAGTTTAGTATCTGGGGGTTGATGACTGGAGCAGATGGAGCTGTTTTATATGGGAGAGACATTATTAGCTTCATTTTACTATCCAGTCACATCAAAAGTATTAGGATGATCATATGGGAGCAGTTTGAAATGAGTGTGGTACATTTTGATAATGTTTAAGCTCATCGCTGACACCTTTGTatgattaaacattaaaatcctTATCTTTAAAACAGTAACCTTGAAACTGAATTTACCGTGACAATTTTTTGTAAAGAAATATGACAGTAATAcaatctgatttttaaaaagtgaatatATCAGACTGATGAGCTTTAGGGAAAGTTCACTTTTTCTGTGACGATTTTCCTTTATTACTCTGggtaaatgttaaatatttctcCAGGCTCAAATCTACTGCATCAATTCTGCTTCTAAGTATCAAAGCATTCAAGTACTGATTTCTGTGCAGGCGTTACTTAGGTCAAATCAGTCCAAGATAAATTGTTGTTCTTTAAATTTCACTGTAAATTTGCAATTTTGTTACACAATGTTGTTTCAGCTGGTTGTTGTCTAACTCCTGGTTTCACTTTACCAATACCTGAATCTAGACTCTGCTATCTTATCCTATTTCCAAGAAACTGCAGACTTTAACCTTCGTCTATGTATGGTGCTAGAAAGATGAGCAGCAAATCAGACCTGGAATAACGTTGATTGAGTCCATCATGGTTTTGACATCTGACAGATCAGCTAGTGGCGTGTTAAACTCAAGATTTGTGGCCAACGTGAGGTCAATCTCATCTTTAGCAAACTCCTCAATTCTAGAGCAATGCAAACAGAAAAGGAGATCATAGCCCCAAAATTTAACACAAAGGACAAACTGTTCATGCCGTGCCATTCATCTGGATCATTCAAAAAGTCAACAAGTGGACTGACGGGGTTTTGCTGGTTAGAATTTGCATATGTCATGCTGAAGTTGTCAAAATACTCTGGAAATAACTTAAGTGGTCACTGATTAAAGATCTCtctgtaaatatgttttccaAGAACAAGTACTTCATTTCATGCG
Protein-coding regions in this window:
- the LOC137599908 gene encoding fibronectin type III and SPRY domain-containing protein 2 isoform X1, which codes for MEPYNVSERGEPGTQRFSVGTKESLSFDPCEDNNSPSPTGADDGHDDDSVFKEGEIESESTIIRDRLQEKVAEMEHFAGHLEEIFLTVEENFGRREQHLEQHYNDVLQTLSQRYDERSAGLEEEKKGKLESLYSQLFACGQAMDASKELIEMAQEIHRSQDKRVFLKAVMSAIKRIEEFAKDEIDLTLATNLEFNTPLADLSDVKTMMDSINVIPAPSAPVINPQILNSATQTSLRVCWSLFSDDTVEYYELYYRPVLEDTPVDSTSAHVNKVKVKETHCTVTDLLPNAQYELWVTATNTTGISPASEKALYMTVPSPPVIKQSECSSCPEAALIRWESGNTNPVDSYTVEFREMGTDSTQTGVTESIVAVPNCQSLIQLQAGRRYLISVRAVNIGGPSNRSEDITVSTTGTFFHLLEDTAHPSLSVSADGFTIFNGDEELPISAMALDDNTFTRCVAVLGDLIPVRGRHYWEIEVDEATEFRIGVAYEDTERNSYLGANNTSWCMRHILTPSRHKYEFLHGGWSPDLRITVNPERIGVALDYQRGTLAFFNVELEQHLHTFQCHFQHYVLPCFALDNPGALTVHNGIEAPEYAFI
- the LOC137599908 gene encoding fibronectin type III and SPRY domain-containing protein 2 isoform X2 — its product is MEHFAGHLEEIFLTVEENFGRREQHLEQHYNDVLQTLSQRYDERSAGLEEEKKGKLESLYSQLFACGQAMDASKELIEMAQEIHRSQDKRVFLKAVMSAIKRIEEFAKDEIDLTLATNLEFNTPLADLSDVKTMMDSINVIPAPSAPVINPQILNSATQTSLRVCWSLFSDDTVEYYELYYRPVLEDTPVDSTSAHVNKVKVKETHCTVTDLLPNAQYELWVTATNTTGISPASEKALYMTVPSPPVIKQSECSSCPEAALIRWESGNTNPVDSYTVEFREMGTDSTQTGVTESIVAVPNCQSLIQLQAGRRYLISVRAVNIGGPSNRSEDITVSTTGTFFHLLEDTAHPSLSVSADGFTIFNGDEELPISAMALDDNTFTRCVAVLGDLIPVRGRHYWEIEVDEATEFRIGVAYEDTERNSYLGANNTSWCMRHILTPSRHKYEFLHGGWSPDLRITVNPERIGVALDYQRGTLAFFNVELEQHLHTFQCHFQHYVLPCFALDNPGALTVHNGIEAPEYAFI